In the genome of Streptomyces aquilus, the window GTGAGCTCGGCGGCGAGCGCGGCCGGTCCGGTGCCGTCGGCGGGCAGGTCGATCATCGTGGTCCGGTACGACGGGTACTCGTTGAGGAGTACGGCCCCGAAGCCCCACAGGGAGGCCGCGGCGAGCCGGGTCCGCGCCGGGTCGTCCCCGCGCAGCGGCTGGGCCTGCTCGGTGACCAGCCACAGCCGCTGGTCCCGCCCGAAGCCCTCTCGGTCGAGGACGGCGAGCAGGGCCAGCAGCCGGGCGTAGTTCCGCTCGGACTCGGCCCGCAGCCCGTCCACGCCGTCCTGCCAGAGCCAGGCCACGTCGGTGATCCGCTCCTGCACCAGCAGGGCGCCCGCCTCGTCCGCGCCGTCGGCGAAGAACATCCGTCCGCCGCTCCCGGCGAGCAGGGAGGCGGTCTCCCGGAACCCGTCGTCGGGCCGCCCGACGAGCAGCACCCGCCGCTCGGCGACTGCGTCCTGGCCCGTCAACGACCGCTTGGTCCACCGCAGTTGATGGAAGAAGCTGCGACGCGGCGAACCGGGCGTGTCGGCCAGCTGCTTGAGCCCGAGCCCACGCAACTCCATGACGGGATCGTCGCCTTCGAGCACGAGTACGTCCGCACACACGTCGACGTCCGCGGAGTCGGCCGGGACGAGCCGCAGCAGTGTCCGCAGTTCATGCGCGCGCGGCTTGCGGAAGAGGGTGAACCGCCCGAAGCGGACGGGGAGATAAGAGTTGCCGTCGTCGGCGAGGGCGCCCATGTTGTGCATGGCCGCGTCCAGCAGCGCCGGCGGCACATGCTCCAACGGCCCCGCGTCGACGCCCTGGAGGTCACCGACGGTCAGCCCGCTCGGGAACCGGGTGACGGACCGCATCAGCCGGAACGCGGGCCCGTAGTCGAGTCCGGCGCCGGCGTAGGCGGCGTACACGTCCTCCGCCCGCAGCACATCGGACGGCCGCTCCCCGTCGCCGGCCAGTCCTACGAGGGCCCGCGCGGCGTCGCTGGGTCCGTCCTGCGCCTCGTCGGCGGCCGACAGCACGGCGGTCGCGTGCACCCGCTCGACGGCGTCCTCACCGCTGCCGACGAGACTGACGATCTCGACGGCGAAGACACCGTCCGCGCCCGGAGCGAGCCGGGTCCGCAGCCGGGTCGGGGTGTCCGCGTCGAGGATCAGCGCCTCCCGCAGGCTCACGTCACGGACGGCACGGCGGGTGTGCCCGAGCACCGCGTCCTGGAGTGCGAGCACGATCTCCAGATATCCGGTGCCGGGAAAGACGACCTTGCCCATGGCGACGTGCGCGGCGAGATAGCCGGGCTGCTCGGCACTGATGACGGCGGAGAACTCCCTTATCCCCACTGCCCGTTGCTCTTCCGTACTGGTCTCGGCGCCGAGCAGCGGATGGTGGACACCGCTGGTGTCGGCGATCCGGGTGCCGAGGCCGTGCCGCCGGTTGGCGGTGGTGGGCAGCCAGTACCGCTTGCGGTCGAAGGCGTAGCCCGGCAGCGCGACGGCCGTGCGTTCCCGCCCCGCGTGGAAACCGGTCCAGGAGAGGGTGAATCCGGCGCCGTACAGCTGCGCCACGGCGTTGCGGACGGTCCGCCCGTCGGTGTCGGTCGGGTGCGAGCTGGCCAGCCACAGGTGATCCTGCGCGGTGACGCACTGCTTGGCCGGCGCGCTCAGCCCGAGCGAAGGCCCGATCTCGATCATGGCATGCCGACCGCGCTTCTCCAACGTCCGCATACCGTCGGCGAATTGGACCGGAGCACCGATGTGTCGGACCCAGTAGTCGGGGTCGGCGATCTCACGGAACCGCGCGACCTTCCCGGTGACGTTGGAGATGAGGGTGAGAGCCGGCTCGTGGAACTCGATGCCGGCGATCTCGGCGCGGAAGGCGTCGTACACCTCCGCCATCAGCGGGGAGTGGAAGGCGTGCGAGACGGTGAGCCGCTTGACGCGCAGTCCGCGCTCAGCGAACGCCGCCATGGCGTCGGCGAGCGACTCCTCGCCGCCGGAAATCACGGTCTGCTGCGGCGAGTTGACCCCGGCCACGGCAAGGTCGTCGTACTTCTCCAGCAGCGGCGCGACGTCCTCGACGGGCGCACCCACCGCGGCCATGCCGCCCGGCGCGGTGACCGACTGCATGAGCCGGGCACGGGCGGCCACGAGCGCGGTGGCGTCCTCCAGGCTGAACAACCCGGCGACGGCGGCCGCGGTGACCTCACCGATGCTGTGCCCGATGAGCACGTTGGGCCGCAGACCCCAGGACATCCACAGCTTGGCGAGGGCGTACTCGAAGGTGAAGAGGGCGGGCTGGGAGTAGAGGGTCTGATGGAGCTCATCGCCATTGGCGCCCGTGTCCGTGTCCGTGTCCGTCGCGAACATCAGGTCCTTGACGGACCGACCGAGCTTGTCGGCGAACAGCGCGTCACAGGCGTCGACTTGGGCGGCGAAGGCGGGGAACTGCCGGTACAGCGCGGCCCCCATGCCCGGGTACTGCGACCCCTGCCCGGCGAACATGAAGGCGGTCTTGCGTACGTCGTTGCGGCGGCCGGGCCCGTCGGCGGTATCGGCGGCCCGCTGCAACAGCGCGCTCAGGGACGCGTGATCGGTGACGAGGCCGCCCACCCGGTGGGTGAAGTGGCTGCGCCCGACGTTGCCGGTGTAGCAGAGGTCGCCGATGTCGACGCCCGGGTTCTGCTCCAGGTGCTGCCGGTAGCGCTCGATCTGCATGCCGAGCGAGCGGCGGGACTTGGCGGAGAGGGTGAAGACGTGGCCGCCGTCGTCGGCGGGGGCCGAAGGTGCGACCTCCTTGGCGGGAGCCTCCTCGATGACGGCGGCGGCGATGGACCCGGCGAAGCCGAAACTGTTGACGACGGCGCGCCGCGGGGTGCCGTCCACCTCCCACGGCCGATTCTCGGTCGGCACGGTCACGGGAATGTTCGACCAGGGGATACGGCCGGAGGGCTTGCTGAAGTTGATGTGCGGGAAGATGGTCCCCGCCCGCATCTGGAGGACGGTCTTGATGACACCGGCGATGCCGGCGACCGGCTCGGTGTGCCCGAGGTTGGTCTTGACCGAGCCCACGGTGACGGGCCGTTCGGCGGTGTGGGAGTCGGCGAAGACATCGCTGATGGCGCCCATCTCGATGGGGTCGCCGAGCGGGGTGCCGGTGCCGTGCGCCTCGACGTACTGGATGTCGGAGGGGGTCAGTTCGGCGTTGCGCAGCGCCGCGCGGATGACGGTCTCCTGGGCGGTCCCGTTGGGCACGGTGAGCCCGGCGCTCTCGCCGTCCTCGCCGATGGCGGTGCCGCGGATGAGGGCGAGCACCTGATCGCCGTCGCGCTGTGCGTCGGAGAGCCGCTTGAGCACGAGCACGGCACAGCCCTCGGCCCGCACATACCCGTCGGCGTCCTCGTCGAAGGTCTTGCAACGACCGTCCGGGGCCAGCATGTTGGCGTGCGAGAACATCACGAAGATGCGCGGGTGGTGCAGACAGTTGACGGCGGCGGCGAGGGCGACGTCACAGGCGCCGCTGCGCAGCCCCTCGACGGCGAGATGGGTGGCGGTGAGCGAGGAAGCACAAGCAGTATCGACCGTCAGACTGGGCCCACGGAGCCCAAAGAAGTAGGACAGCCTGCCGGAGAGCGGGAAGAGCGTGATCCCGGCGGCGAGATGCCCGTCCAGCTCCTCGTACGGCAGTCCCTCCATCTCCAGGGCGTAGTCGATGGAACTGGCGCCGACGTACACGCCGCCGTTTCCGTGCCGGAGTTCGGCGGGGTTGATGTTGGCCTGCTCCAGTGCCTGCCAGGCCGTCTCCAGGAGCAGTCGCTGCTGAGGGTCGACGAACGCGGCTTCCTTGGGCGAGATGTTGAAGAACGGCGCGTCGAACTGGTCGATCTGGTCGAGGAATCCGGCGCCGGTGGTGCGCACCTTGCCGAGCTCGGGCTCGTCGCCCTCGTCGGGGCGGGGCTTCAGGGCGGCGACATCCCACCGGTCCTCGGGGACGGGTCGGATACCGGACCCGCCGTTCTTCAGGAACTCGGTGAACCCCTCGGGCGACTCATTGCCGCCCGGGAGCCGGAAACCCATGCCGACCAGTGCGATGGGCTCGTTGTGCGGGGTTTTCGACATTACGGTCTTCCCTCTTCTCGACAGCCCGCAGTGGTCACGGCATGAGGTCGCCGAGGACCTCGTCGGCCAGGTATTCGAGCAGGTTCTCGACGGTAGGCTTGTTGAACAGGACGTTCGTGCTGAGCGTGCACCCGAGCAGAGCCTCCAGCCGGGTTTTCACTTCCATGATCCGAAGCGAGGTGAACCCGAGGGAGAAGTAACTCTGATCGATGGGAAATTCCTCGTCGCCGCCCATGAGGAGAACATCCCTGAACTCCGCGACGACCAAGTCCTCAAGATATTCCGACCGCTCGGACCGGGGCAGCTCGGAGAGTTTCTCCACCACCAGGGCCTGTTCGCTCATCGCATGCTCCATAAGGCGTCACCGGGTAAGAGGCGGATGGTTGTACGTGAGATGGTCAGGGGGCAGGAACATGGGCTGATGGAATCAGCCGCTGCTGACGCCCACCTGACCGCGGACTGATGAAGCCCGACGCCGGCAACAAAGGAAAGGGCCGGAGGCCAGGAACCTCATTCGCCCATGAGGCCCGCGACCCCCGACCCTGTCGGCGGGGACATACACCATGCGCGGAGAGGGCAGGATTCGAACCTGCGCGGACTCAATGAGCCCGACCGTGAGCACGGTCCCCGATAAACCACTCCGGGCACCTCTCCCAGCAACCACCTACTGCACCTGCGCGGAGAGGGCAGGATTCGAACCTGCGCAGACTCAAAGAGCCCGACCATTCACACAGTCCCCGATAAACCACTCCGGGCACCTCTCCCTGTTACACACTGCGCGGAGAGGGCAGGATTCGAACCTGCGCGGACTCGATGAGCCCGACCATTTGCACGGTCCCCGATAAGCCACTCCGGGCACCTCTCCCTGAGATCCGGTCCGGTTCCCCTTTCGGTTCCCCGCCCTGCTCTCGAGAAATACATTGCCATGCCCCGCTGACATCACCCTGACGTCTGCCTGACACCCTCACAACCGTTCCCGGCAGCTCTACCGAAGCGGTATTCGAAGGTGCTCTACTTTCGACAGAAGATTCGCGTCCCCAAGGAAGGAACGCTATGTCGGCGACCAGCGCAACGACCCTGGACAACCCCGTCCTGCGGGCAATCAAGACGCACACCCAATCAGACAACCCCAGCTCTTTCCTGGCCCTCAACACAGGAAACAGCGTCTTCACCCTCCCCGGCGTGGACGGCGTAGCCATCTACCGTCGAACCGGCCGCCACCTCGTCCAGTTCGGCGGCCCGTTCGCCGCACCCGACGCCTACGGCAAGCTGGTGGAGGGCCTGCGCGAGTACGCCCGCGCCGAACAGCTCCAGCTGGTCTCCGTCCAACTCCAGCGCCCCGACGCCGAGCAGTACCGGGAGGCCGGCTTCACGGTCAACCAGATAGGCGCGTCCTGGGCGGTGCACCTGCCCGACTTCACCCTCCGCGGCACGCGCTTCATGCAGCTGCGCAACAAGATCTCCCGGGCTCTGCGCAACGGCCTGACGATCGAGGAGGTCCCGGCGGAGAACTGCGAGGAGGCCCTAGAGACGATCGACAGGGCGTGGCTCGGCTCAAAGGGCGACCACGCGAGGCCGTTGGAGTTCCTGGTGGGCCAGGTAGGAGGCGAAGCCCAACAGCACCGCCGCCTCTTCGTGGGCAGCATCGACGGCGCCCCGGTCAGCTACATCTCCTACTCCCCCGTCTACGGCACCAAGGCCGGCTGGATGCACGACCTGAGCCGCCGCATCCCGAACGGCTCGCCGGGTCTGATGGAGGCCATCAACGCCCACGCGATCGAGAAGTTCACGGCCGAGGGCGTGGAGTGGCTCCACTTCGGCTTCACCCCGTTCACGGGCCTGGACGAGGCGAACGAACTCCCGGGCGCCAGCCCGTCCTTCCAGTGGCTGATGCACTTCCTGTGGGCGGAGGGCGCGGCGCTGTACCCCGCGCAGACCCAGCTGGACTACAAGGAGAAGTGGGCCCCGCACGCCTGCCTCCCCGAGTACGTAGCCTTCGACGGCCCGGCGTCCATCGCCTCCTTCGCCCACATCTTCCGGGCCTGCAACGCCTTCTGAGACCCCACGACGACCCCGAGGAGAGACCCCCAGATGACGACGCCCATAACCGAGGACACCCGCCCCACGGACGACTTGAAGATGGCCCTGGTGGAGTCACTGATGGCCGTGATCGGCGCCCCTGACGACGACGAGGCGGCCGAGAAGGCCGCCACGATCATCCACACCCTGGACGAACGGCTGACGGCGGAGGCGACTTCCGCCTGACGACGCGAGCCGGACCGTAGGCAAAGAGAGGGAGACAAGTCGAGCTCTACGCCGGGGCAGGAAGGCGACTCGGAGAGCGCCCTCTGCACAATCGCAGACATCAGCGGTCACCCTTGCCCCGGTGAGCTCACCGTCAGACTCCGCCTCGTACGCACCCTCATCATCCGCGCCGACGGTGCGAGATCGACCGTATGCAAAACAACTCTGCGCAGAGGCTCCCTCGTTATGGCAGGGCGCGCGCCCATCTCCACGTCAATGGAGTGCACCGCGTAAGTCAGAGCCACCCCATCACGAAGCGAGTCCCCCATGGCGGAGCAGCACCAGGCGACGAATCCGGACCAGGCACAGGAGACCCGACGGCAGCGAGCCGGCGCCGCCGCCTTGCTCGTAGGCCTGATCGGCACACTCGCGTTCTTCGCCCTATGGCCCGGCTTGCCACACGTCATCGACTGGGGAGCCATCGTCGCGGCCATCGCCGTGGGTGGGCTGGCGCGCTGGATCTGCCAGTCCTGGATGACTGGTACGGCTCAGAAGAAGTCTGCACGATCGTGAGCGTCCGGTGGGGCTCAGCTCATTGCTCCACCGGTTCAGCCGGTGTCCCACGTTCCTCGTCGTCCCCCCGTCGACGGAGCGCTCGCTCGCCGATCTCGCTGGAGAGCCTGCCCGTCACCGATCTGACCCGATGGAGGGTCTCGTTACCGAGACGCCTGGCGGCGTTGACGCCTCCGGCTCCCGTGTCGAGCGCCCGTTCCCCCGCCTCCGCGGCGGCGTCCAACCACCTTCTCGCGTCCATCAACTGTCGACCGTGCTCGATCCCGAGCCGCCCGTGGAAGTCGACGACGGCGACCGCGACATGATTGCCCGCATGCACGACGGCCGGGGACGCGGTCGGGTGCAGCAGCACCTTCGTATTGGCCCTGTCGACGACCGCGTCCACGCGGGCCAGCAGACGCTCGGTGCTCTGCGAGATGAGCTCCCTACGGTTCTGCCGGGCAACCTGAAGTCCGAGGCGATGCCGGTCCAGTTCATCCGGGGATGCGTCCAGTAGGCGGTCGAGTTCGAGCACGGAGATCGCGTCGTGCAGTTGGAAGCAACGGGCCAGAACGGCAAGCCACTCCCCCACCGCGACCTCCGCGTCCTTGGAGGTCTTGGCAAGGTCACCGATCTTGGTCTGGTGCTCCATCTTCTCGGTGAGCGCGTCGAGTTGACGCAGCGCATAGGCCTGGGTCCGCGCGATCGTCATCGCCGTGCCCTGCACCTTCGACCACGTGACCGCGGAGACCCGGCCCACCTGCTCTCGAACGGTCATGGCCTCCTCTATGACGAGGCCCGCTCCGATCATGTCCGCCAGCACCACGTCCTTCTGAGCGCGGAGCACGTCGTCGACCTTCGCATCGATCGCGGCGAGATAGTCGGTGATCTCGTCCATGGTCTGCTGCATCGCAAGCTGCGCCATGAGCCCCGCTGCACCGGCCAGGCGTGCCGGGTTGGTGAGAAACGATCCGGGCGTCTTCTCCAGTTCGAGGAGCCCCTTGATCTTGCCGTTCTTCGTCAACACGGCACGGCTTACACCCGAGTTCGAGCCCTTCATCAGCCCGTACTTCTCGAGAGCGTGCGCCGACTGCTCGGTCAACTTCACCCAGCGGCCCGAGTCGGCCGCGATCTCGGCACCTTTCTGCGCTGCTCCAGCCACAGCACTGAGGGTGGGGCCGAGCCTCGGCAGTCCGAGATCCTTCGACGGCAGTCCTTCGGAGACGAGGAAGCGTTCGACAGCCGTCGGGCTTCCAATGACGGCCAGGCCGTCGCCGTCGCTGATCAGCTGAAGGTCGTCGTCCATCGGCGGCTCCTGAAGTGGCTCTTCGCAGTGCCTGACGCTACCTCGCGGCGATGTCAGTCCTCTGAAGGATCCTTCCCGCCGCCTCACCAGGTGGGTGCTGACGGAAAGCTCGAACTCTTCTGGGCGCCATCATCCCCTGTCCGAGAACCGCTCCGCCCCTGGCAGGCGGTCTTGCGCCGTTCATTTCACTGCTCTGACAGTGAGAAACAGCGGGGCGGCCTGACAACCGTGAGGGGGACGATCTCGTGGGGGCTGGGATCGAGGCAGTAGACGAAATGCTGCGGGACCGTCTGCTCATCATGGTCAACGACCAGCTGGCGATCGACGTGCTCCCGTACATCCCGGTTCGCACTGGCGGACTGGTGCTGACGGGTGCTGCCGCGCCGGTCAGGTGCAGGGAGATACGCAACGCCCGGCCCGAGACGACTGTGGTCATGGACCAGGGCAGCCACACCCAACAGATCGCCACCACTGATGCACCGTTCGGTCTCAAGACCAACTACGGCTGGCGCGACCTGGACCTCGCCGGGCTCAATGAGATTCTCGACGGCCAGCGCGACAACAAGGCGTCCTATGCCGTCACACCCACGTGTTTCATCCCGGCTGACCAGGTGGGCGACGCGTCGGTACTCAAGGCCGTAATCCGTCAGGCCAACCACTTGCGCCGCGGGGACACCGTCGTACTGTTGCCGTGCAGCTGGCGATGGTTACGGCGCTCTTCCCTTCCCGACCTCGCCGAGCAGATCCGGAGCTGTCGGCATCCCGTGGCGTTGATCATGCAGGCGGACGGCGACCCACTCGAACGCGACCAAGCCTCCGAAGGGCTACGGCAGTTGTGCCGATCCTGTCCCCGACTCGTTCTCTGGCGCACTGATCTCGCGGCCTTTGATGCCATGGCGCACGGGGCGTTGGGTGCGGCGGTCGGCGCCTCGGCCGTACTCCGGCACGGTGTGGCTCCACGGCCCGACAGCGGAGGTGGCGGCCACAAGCCGTTTCCAGTGGTGCTGGTCCGGCGCCTGCTCCGTTACCACCGCGTGGCGACGCTCCAGGACTGGTTCGCCCACGTCGATCCGTGGACCTGCGACTGCGCGGTGTGCGCAGGGGCGGCTCTCACCCGCTTCACGGACAGCGACGCGGACGTCCTCCGGGCCCTGCTGCACACTGTCTGCGAACTCTACTCACTGCATGAGGAGTTGGACGCCACCCTCCCAGGCGACGACCGCATCGGCTGGTGGCGTCAGCAACTCACGGACGCCCGGGAATACCACCGCCTACTGTCGTCCCAGACGGACACGGAGGTCTCGTTTCCGAAGGTGCTTCAGGCCTGGCGCCGCTGGAGTCCGCCCGCGCTGCCCACGAGAGGGAAGCACCGGACTCAGGACCATTCCGGCCCTAGTTGACGCCAGGCCTGCTCATGGAACAGCCACTGGGCAGCGGAGTGCCGTCGAGGCCGGTAGGGGGCGGGTTCCAGGAGCCAACGCAGCCCCGCCGGCTCTTGGGTGGCTACGCCGACCCCATAGAAGCGGGCCTTCAAGAGAAGCAGGTCCATGTCGGGGTCGTCAGGTGATGGGAAGTCGTGCTGCCCTGATGCCGCCGCAGGGCGCGATACGACGACCCCGCGGGCGCAGAACGGCGCGAACTGCGAGGCGTCCCGAACCGCGGAGTCCCATGCGCGGGGTGAGACGCCTCGTGGTCCGCGGAGAAGAACCAGCTCGACACAGGCAGCGGGTACGAGTTGCCGTACGACGATGCCCTCACCCTCCACCAGCGCGACCACGCCGGGCGGCGCGGCGTGGAGCATCCGCAGGGCATGGGCATCGAGCGAAGACGCCGATACTGGGACGTCCGCTGGAAGGTCATGCAAGACGGTCAGCAATGCCCTGCTGTCGACCGCGCCGAGGCCGACTGAGGAGCGCCGGCGGGCCTCGTCGGCGAACACGCTGACAGCGGCCTGCACTTGTTGTCCGCGCAGCCTCAGTCCGGTGAGTGCCTGCTCGGCCAGCAGCATGTCTTGTGTCCTCGCCCTGGTG includes:
- a CDS encoding type I polyketide synthase, which codes for MSKTPHNEPIALVGMGFRLPGGNESPEGFTEFLKNGGSGIRPVPEDRWDVAALKPRPDEGDEPELGKVRTTGAGFLDQIDQFDAPFFNISPKEAAFVDPQQRLLLETAWQALEQANINPAELRHGNGGVYVGASSIDYALEMEGLPYEELDGHLAAGITLFPLSGRLSYFFGLRGPSLTVDTACASSLTATHLAVEGLRSGACDVALAAAVNCLHHPRIFVMFSHANMLAPDGRCKTFDEDADGYVRAEGCAVLVLKRLSDAQRDGDQVLALIRGTAIGEDGESAGLTVPNGTAQETVIRAALRNAELTPSDIQYVEAHGTGTPLGDPIEMGAISDVFADSHTAERPVTVGSVKTNLGHTEPVAGIAGVIKTVLQMRAGTIFPHINFSKPSGRIPWSNIPVTVPTENRPWEVDGTPRRAVVNSFGFAGSIAAAVIEEAPAKEVAPSAPADDGGHVFTLSAKSRRSLGMQIERYRQHLEQNPGVDIGDLCYTGNVGRSHFTHRVGGLVTDHASLSALLQRAADTADGPGRRNDVRKTAFMFAGQGSQYPGMGAALYRQFPAFAAQVDACDALFADKLGRSVKDLMFATDTDTDTGANGDELHQTLYSQPALFTFEYALAKLWMSWGLRPNVLIGHSIGEVTAAAVAGLFSLEDATALVAARARLMQSVTAPGGMAAVGAPVEDVAPLLEKYDDLAVAGVNSPQQTVISGGEESLADAMAAFAERGLRVKRLTVSHAFHSPLMAEVYDAFRAEIAGIEFHEPALTLISNVTGKVARFREIADPDYWVRHIGAPVQFADGMRTLEKRGRHAMIEIGPSLGLSAPAKQCVTAQDHLWLASSHPTDTDGRTVRNAVAQLYGAGFTLSWTGFHAGRERTAVALPGYAFDRKRYWLPTTANRRHGLGTRIADTSGVHHPLLGAETSTEEQRAVGIREFSAVISAEQPGYLAAHVAMGKVVFPGTGYLEIVLALQDAVLGHTRRAVRDVSLREALILDADTPTRLRTRLAPGADGVFAVEIVSLVGSGEDAVERVHATAVLSAADEAQDGPSDAARALVGLAGDGERPSDVLRAEDVYAAYAGAGLDYGPAFRLMRSVTRFPSGLTVGDLQGVDAGPLEHVPPALLDAAMHNMGALADDGNSYLPVRFGRFTLFRKPRAHELRTLLRLVPADSADVDVCADVLVLEGDDPVMELRGLGLKQLADTPGSPRRSFFHQLRWTKRSLTGQDAVAERRVLLVGRPDDGFRETASLLAGSGGRMFFADGADEAGALLVQERITDVAWLWQDGVDGLRAESERNYARLLALLAVLDREGFGRDQRLWLVTEQAQPLRGDDPARTRLAAASLWGFGAVLLNEYPSYRTTMIDLPADGTGPAALAAELTARETGDFQVAYRGGHRHVRRLVADDARARRDNGFGLAVKEYGTFAGIRPERVEEVAPTGDQIQVQVAAVGLNFKDVLNSLGMMREFGEQPLGFECAGTVVAAGPDASFAPGDEVIVNYLGLMRRRVTVPSAVAVPKPAGLDFTQAAGLISVYVTAYYALHRLAGMKAGDRVLVHAAAGGVGQAAVHLARLAGAEVFATASPHKWPLLREQGVEHLMNSRTLDFADDIERITGGRGVDIVLNSLNKDFIPAGMKSLGKNGRFVELGKVGAWTPEQVAAERPDVSYFNFDLSELPEDRLIPLNQEIMRIIVDLVAAGDLPALPVTGYTLDEVEEAFGVLSRGANIGKLVIEFDDPSAAEARPVELRSDRVYVVTGGLGGLGLVAAEKLVDLGAEQVVLVGRRKEPVADVAHLLRRLRERAEVTVLQGDVSDPADIARIIASLKRAGVPVGGIVHAAGTTADQPVADQTWQSLDEVFQAKVYGSWLLHEATADLPELDFFVGFSSAAPVVGAPGQSNYAAANAYLDTLMVWRHAQGLPGLSINWGPWAEVGMSARLGEALIRRWEDEGIKLFSPGRGARAFASVLGRPLGQLVAGEADWDRFTSAKPVRNALYERLVRAGGGAEAHALDLEALRQLPQAERVAALEELVRARTAEVLHLDDPDSIDPYAEFAQVGLDSLVAVELKTKLEAALRLPLPPQLAFDHPSPVQLATFLEGELTAAAAA
- a CDS encoding acyl carrier protein is translated as MSEQALVVEKLSELPRSERSEYLEDLVVAEFRDVLLMGGDEEFPIDQSYFSLGFTSLRIMEVKTRLEALLGCTLSTNVLFNKPTVENLLEYLADEVLGDLMP
- a CDS encoding DUF2156 domain-containing protein, whose protein sequence is MSATSATTLDNPVLRAIKTHTQSDNPSSFLALNTGNSVFTLPGVDGVAIYRRTGRHLVQFGGPFAAPDAYGKLVEGLREYARAEQLQLVSVQLQRPDAEQYREAGFTVNQIGASWAVHLPDFTLRGTRFMQLRNKISRALRNGLTIEEVPAENCEEALETIDRAWLGSKGDHARPLEFLVGQVGGEAQQHRRLFVGSIDGAPVSYISYSPVYGTKAGWMHDLSRRIPNGSPGLMEAINAHAIEKFTAEGVEWLHFGFTPFTGLDEANELPGASPSFQWLMHFLWAEGAALYPAQTQLDYKEKWAPHACLPEYVAFDGPASIASFAHIFRACNAF